TACTTTAAAATCAGGTCGAGTGAGTCCTTATTTTTTTAACGCAGGCTTGCTCAATGATGGGGAAGCTTTAAGTGTTTTGGCTTCAGGTTATGCAGATCAATTGACTCAATGCAATGATGTTGAAGTGATTTTTGGACCAGCCTACAAAGGGATTCCGTTTGTTGCCGCAACCGCAGTAGCGTTGTCGCAAAATCATGGGGTAAGCGTGCCTTGGGGCTTTAACCGTAAAGAAGCCAAAGATCATGGCGAAGGCGGTGTTCTAGTCGGTGCTTCGGTTGCAGGGAAAAAAGTTTGGATCATTGATGATGTGATTACAGCAGGTACTGCGATTCGTGAAGTCGTGACTATTCTAAAAAATGCCGGTGCGACGATTGCGGGTGTATTGGTTGCGCTTGATCGTCAAGAAAAAGGTCAAGGAAACCTATCTGCCATTCAAGAGGTACAACAAGAGCTTGAG
The sequence above is drawn from the Acinetobacter lanii genome and encodes:
- the pyrE gene encoding orotate phosphoribosyltransferase, producing MTSPAQFNPQAFIELALSRGVLKFGEFTLKSGRVSPYFFNAGLLNDGEALSVLASGYADQLTQCNDVEVIFGPAYKGIPFVAATAVALSQNHGVSVPWGFNRKEAKDHGEGGVLVGASVAGKKVWIIDDVITAGTAIREVVTILKNAGATIAGVLVALDRQEKGQGNLSAIQEVQQELEIPVHALINMKDLMDYLAAKGDQDALAKMEAYRLKYGI